A window from Podospora bellae-mahoneyi strain CBS 112042 chromosome 1 map unlocalized CBS112042p_1, whole genome shotgun sequence encodes these proteins:
- a CDS encoding uncharacterized protein (EggNog:ENOG503NY2C; COG:G), with protein MASSTGALDAPGTTGAPTPPPNRHHNKTDKKTTTGEASNVSLNLGDATLNTTHNPADPGNPQNDNETYRRIRRKVDLRLCTIAGLLCSLNLLDSGVLSSAAVTSMLTDLGLDVGNRFSISIFIFTISSIIFQLPSTIAVRLLGPRIWFSVITFFFGLITLCTGFVRTWQQMIALRILLGAAMAGIFPGLAYLISTWYPRGEQQLRFAFMQSGEVVVLATGSLVNYGLNRLDGRRGLEGWRWMFVVQGVCTCVIGIVTYWWMVDFPENSDKSFRFLTRKEADIVASRIEKDRGDVIPQKFSIVEVLKHAKDLKIWAFACLFFMQNIVSTALAYFVPIILQNGLGYSSDAAIILSAPPYYYAIVPVLLSSWYADRFRVRGPVITFNATCLITGFAVLGFAGNSGARYFGVFLATGAYVANWAALTAYQANNVVGQWKRVFTAAACTMFNGAGGIAGSFIVQNYEAPHYATAVWISIGSHLLMITLVGLLTIYFYLANRSLRRTGKVLEQTVGFRFTY; from the exons ATGGCATCCTCGACCGGCGCACTCGACGCGCCCGGAACAACAGGGGCCCCCACACCGCCCCCCAACCGTCACCACAACAAGACGGACAAAAAGACCACCACCGGTGAAGCCAGCAACGTCTCCCTAAACCTCGGCGAtgccaccctcaacaccacccacaaCCCAGCTGACCCCGGCAACCCCCAAAACGACAATGAAACCTACAGACGCATCCGCCGCAAAGTCGACCTCCGCCTCTGCACCATCGCCGGCCTCCTCtgctccctcaacctcctcgactcGGGCGTCCTCTCCTCGGCAGCCGTAACCTCGATGCTCACcgacctcggcctcgacgtCGGCAACcgcttctccatctccatcttcatcttcaccatctcgtccatcatcttccaactcccctccaccatcgcgGTGCGCCTCCTCGGCCCGAGGATATGGTTTTCCGTTAtcacttttttctttggatTGATCACGTTGTGCACGGGGTTTGTGAGGACGTGGCAGCAGATGATTGCGCTAAGGATTTTGTTAggggcggcgatggcggggaTCTTTCCGGGGTTGGCGTACTTGATTAGCACGTGGTATCCAAGGGGGGAGCAGCAGTTGAGGTTTGCTTTTATGCAGagcggggaggtggtggtgttggcgacGGGGAGTTTGGTGAATTATGGGTTGAATCGGTTGGATGGGCGTagggggttggaagggtggaggtggatgtttGTTGTGCAG GGGGTGTGCACCTGTGTTATTGGGATTGTGACCTATTGGTG GATGGTTGATTTTCCTGAGAATTCCGACAAGAGCTTCCGCTTCCTGACACGCAAAGAAGCCGACATCGTCGCCAGCAGAATCGAAAAGGACCGCGGCGATGTCATTCCTCAGAAGTTCTCCATCGTTGAGGTTCTCAAGCACGCCAAAGACCTGAAGATCTGGGCATTTGCCTGCTTGTTCTTCATGCAGAATATAGTGTCAACTGCCCTGGCATACTTTGtacccatcatcctccagaACGGGCTTGGGTACTCGTCTGACGCGGCCATCATTCTTTCGGCACCACCGTATTACTACGCCATTGTGCCTGTGCTGCTCTCGTCTTGGTACGCAGACAGGTTTCGGGTACGAGGACCGGTCATCACATTCAACGCCACTTGTCTCATCACCGGCTTTGCTGTGCTTGGGTTTGCAGGTAATTCAGGTGCTCGCTACTTTGGCGTCTTTTTGGCCACGGGGGCTTACGTCGCCAACTGGGCTGCGCTTACTGCGTATCAAGCTAACAATGTTGTTGG ACAATGGAAGCGTGTATTTACTGCTGCGGCATGTACAATGTTCAATGGGGCCGGTGGTATTGCTGGTAGCTTCATTGTCCAAAATTATGAGGCGCCACACTACGCCACCGCAGTTTGGATATCTATAGG ATCCCATTTGCTGATGATAACGCTTGTTGGTCTTCTCACTATCTATTTCTATCTCGCCAACCGCTCACTGAGGAGGACAGGAAAGGTTTTGGAGCAAACG GTGGGATTCCGATTCACGTATTAG
- a CDS encoding uncharacterized protein (EggNog:ENOG503NVGJ; COG:Q), producing the protein MSLTGKVLLITGGTKGIGRATVHRAASLGASIVFSYLSPASSTTASEIVTQSGGPSRLLAIQADASKLDHIDKLVHAAVDKFGKIDIVVPNAGIMGMVDLAHATEDSYDAHFNLNVKGALFLVQKALPYFPPEGGRVIFISTGLNTASGVSPGYLIYVATKGAIDQMTRALSKDLAKRNITVNAVAPGPTGTDLFFEGKSEQIVNFLKNQSPFGRLGEPQEIADVILWLASEESKWVSGQIIRVNGANMV; encoded by the exons atgTCCCTCACAGGCAAAGTCCTCCTCATAACAGGCGGAACGAAAGGCATCGGCCGCGCCACCGTCCACCGCGCAGCCTCCCTCGGTGCCTCCATCGTCTTCTCCTACCTCTCCCCAGCAAGCAGCACTACCGCCTCCGAAATCGTCACCCAATCCGGCGGTCCCTCCCGTCTCCTCGCCATCCAAGCAGACGCCTCCAAATTAGACCATATTGACAAGCTTGTCCACGCTGCCGTGGACAAGTTTGGAAAAATCGACATCGTCGTCCCCAACG CTGGAATAATGGGCATGGTCGACCTCGCCCACGCAACAGAAGACTCCTACGACGCTcacttcaacctcaacgTCAAGGGCGCGCTTTTCCTGGTGCAAAAGGCTCTGCCTTACTTCCCACCTGAGGGCGGGAGGGTCATCTTCATCTCGACCGGTCTCAACACGGCGAGTGGGGTAAGTCCGGGCTATCTGATCTATGTCGCGACAAAAGGGGCCATCGACCAAATGACCCGGGCTCTGTCAAAGGATTTGGCCAAGAGGAATATTACCGTCAATGCTGTTGCACCTGGACCAACAGGGACGGATTTGTTCTTTGAGGGCAAGTCGGAGCAGATTGTCAATTTTTTGAAGAATCAGAGTCCCTTTGGACGTTTGGGAGAGCCACAAGAAATCGCCGATGTGATTTTATGGCTGGCATCAGAAGAAAGCAAGTGGGTGTCGGGACAGATCATCAGGGTGAATGGTGCCAACATGGTGTAA